GGTCACCTTCACCAACAAGGCGGCGCGGGAAATGCGCGCGCGCGTCGGGCGGATGATCGGCGACGCGGTGGAGGGCATGCCCTGGCTCGGCACGTTCCATGCGATCGCCGCCAAGATGCTGCGCCGCCATGCCGAACTGGTCGGGCTGCAATCCAATTTCACCATCCTCGACACCGACGACCAGTTGCGACTGCTCAAGCAACTGGTGCAGGCGGAGGGCGTGGACGAGAAGCGCTGGCCGGTGCGCCAGCTGGCGGGCCTGATCGACCAGTGGAAGAATAAGGGATGGACGCCCGACGATGTCGGTGCGGGTGAGGCCGAGGGCTATGCCCATGGCAAGGGGCAGACGCTCTATGCCGCCTATCAGGCGCGTTTGCGGGAAGTGAATGGCTGCGATTTCGGGGACTTGCTGCTACATGTTCTGACGATATTGAAGAAGCATCGTGACGTGCTGGAGCAATATCAGCAGCGGTTCCGCTATATTATGGTGGACGAATATCAGGACACCAATAGCAGCCAATATCTGTGGCTGCGGCTGTTGGCGCAGACACGCAAGAATATCTGCTGCGTGGGCGACGACGACCAGTCCATCTATTCATGGCGCGGCGCAGAGGTCGCCAATATCCTGCGGTTCGAAAAGGATTTTCCTGGCGCTAGGATCATCAAGCTGGAGCAGAATTACCGATCCACGCCGCATATATTGGGGGCGGCGTCGGGGGTCATTGCCGAAAATGGCAATCGGCTGGGCAAGACGTTGTGGACCGACATAGACGTGGGCGACAAGGTGCAGGTCGTCGGAGTTTGGGATGGACCGGAAGAGGCGCGACGGATCGGCGACGATATCGAGGCCGTCCAGCGCAATGGCGGGTCGATCGATGAAGTCGCGATCCTGGTCCGCGCCCAGCACCAGACCCGCGAGTTCGAGGACCGCTTCATCCAGATCGGCCTGCCCTATCGGATCGTGGGCGGCTTTCGCTTCTACGAGCGCGCGGAAATCCGCGATGCACTGGCTTATCTGCGGCTGGTCAACCAACCGGCCGACGACCTGGCGTTCGAGCGGATCGTCAATGTGCCCAAGCGGGGTCTGGGCGACAAGGCGGTGGAGAAGCTGCATCGGCTGGCCCGGGCGGAAGGCATACCGCTGGCGATGGCGGCGGCGCGCATATTGGACACCGACGAACTGACGCCGCAGGCGCGGCGATCGCTGGGTAATTTCATCGGCGATCTGGCGCGCTGGCGCGATCGGGCGACGCAATTGCCCCATGCCGAACTGGCGCGGCAGATATTGGACGAAAGCGGCTATACCGCGACGTTGCAGGCGGAACGCACGACCGAAAGCGCCGGGCGGCTGGAGAACCTGTCCGAACTGGCGCGCGCGATGGAGGAATATGAGACGCTGGGCGCGTTCCTGGAGCATGTCAGCCTTGTCATGGACAATGAGGCGCAGGCGGAAACCGCCAAGGTGACG
This window of the Sphingobium sp. CR2-8 genome carries:
- a CDS encoding ATP-dependent helicase, with amino-acid sequence MTISVPTPNDPPYLDGLNPPQREAVLTTEGPVLVLAGAGTGKTAALTARLAHLIATRRAWPSEILAVTFTNKAAREMRARVGRMIGDAVEGMPWLGTFHAIAAKMLRRHAELVGLQSNFTILDTDDQLRLLKQLVQAEGVDEKRWPVRQLAGLIDQWKNKGWTPDDVGAGEAEGYAHGKGQTLYAAYQARLREVNGCDFGDLLLHVLTILKKHRDVLEQYQQRFRYIMVDEYQDTNSSQYLWLRLLAQTRKNICCVGDDDQSIYSWRGAEVANILRFEKDFPGARIIKLEQNYRSTPHILGAASGVIAENGNRLGKTLWTDIDVGDKVQVVGVWDGPEEARRIGDDIEAVQRNGGSIDEVAILVRAQHQTREFEDRFIQIGLPYRIVGGFRFYERAEIRDALAYLRLVNQPADDLAFERIVNVPKRGLGDKAVEKLHRLARAEGIPLAMAAARILDTDELTPQARRSLGNFIGDLARWRDRATQLPHAELARQILDESGYTATLQAERTTESAGRLENLSELARAMEEYETLGAFLEHVSLVMDNEAQAETAKVTIMTIHAAKGLEFDTVFLAGWEEGIFPSQRALDEGGLNSLEEERRLAYVAITRARKRCTIVHAANRRIYGQWTSSIPSRFVGELPPEHVESESSMSGGASLWRANWSERDDPFADVARGTGRGPGWQRAQSTGQFNREPVRIVEARASAVSLGNKGRSDMHVGLRVFHQKFGYGAVAEIEGNKLEIDFETAGRKRVMDSFVQPA